From the genome of Mastomys coucha isolate ucsf_1 unplaced genomic scaffold, UCSF_Mcou_1 pScaffold6, whole genome shotgun sequence, one region includes:
- the Atraid gene encoding all-trans retinoic acid-induced differentiation factor, with product MASRESGGSVSPIPWAAALLLLLGMERALALPEICTRCPGGVHNLSRVAAYCEETSKLMQARCCLNQKGTILGLDLQNCSLKDPGPNFLQAYTAIIIDLQANPLKDDLANTFRGFIQLQTLILPQDVPCPGGINAWDNVTSFTDKQICQGQRDLCNSTGSPEMCPENGSCASDGPGLLQCVCAGGFHGYKCMRQGSFSLLMFFGILGSTTLAISILLWGTQRRKAKAS from the exons ATGGCGTCTCGGGAGTCAGGCGGCTCTGTGAGCCCGATACCTTGGGCGGCTGCCCTGCTCCTACTTCTGGGCATGGAAAGGGCCCTGGCTCTACCTGAG aTATGCACCCGGTGTCCGGGAGGTGTGCACAATTTGTCCAGAGTAGCTGCTTACTGTGAGGAGACCTCGAAGCTAATGCAGGCCCGATGCTGCCTGAATCAGAAGGGCACCATCTTGGG GCTAGATCTTCAGAACTGTTCCCTGAAGGATCCTGGTCCAAACTTTTTACAAGCCTATACTGCTATTATCAT AGACCTTCAAGCAAATCCTCTCAAGGATGATTTGGCCAACACCTTCCGTGGATTTATTCAGCTGCAGACTCT GATACTACCACAAGATGTCCCCTGTCCTGGAGGTATTAATGCCTGGGACAATGTTACTTCTTTCACGGACAAGCAGATTTGCCAAGGGCAAAGGGACCTTTGCAATAGCACTGGAAGCCCAG AAATGTGTCCTGAGAATGGATCTTGTGCATCTGACGGTCCTGGTCTTTTGCAGTGCGTTTGTGCTGGTGGTTTCCATGGATACAAGTGTATGAGGCAG GGCTCATTTTCGCTGCTTATGTTCTTTGGCATTCTGGGATCCACCACGCTAGCCATCTCCATTCTACTTTGGGGAACGCAGCGCCGGAAGGCTAAGGCTTCATGA